The following proteins are encoded in a genomic region of Amycolatopsis sulphurea:
- a CDS encoding TetR/AcrR family transcriptional regulator, whose amino-acid sequence MSERVLRADARRNRARVLAAAEEAFAVDGVAVPLDDIARLAGVGAGTVYRHFPSKEALFRAVVVERLEQYANEAQELIDSEAPGEVFFGYFLRVIEQASRNRAICEALGETSGPAYEGEAGDQFRKNFGTLFERAQKAGLVRTDINCDDLRALMVGALAVERHAPGRPHLVRVVLDGLRP is encoded by the coding sequence ATGTCCGAGCGAGTGTTGCGTGCGGACGCGCGCCGGAATCGGGCTCGCGTCCTGGCGGCCGCCGAAGAAGCGTTCGCCGTCGACGGGGTCGCCGTGCCGCTCGACGACATCGCCCGGCTGGCCGGTGTCGGAGCAGGCACCGTGTATCGCCATTTTCCCAGTAAGGAAGCGCTCTTTCGAGCGGTCGTCGTGGAGCGGCTGGAGCAGTACGCGAACGAAGCGCAGGAGCTGATCGACTCCGAAGCGCCCGGCGAAGTCTTCTTCGGCTACTTCTTGCGCGTGATCGAGCAGGCGTCGCGTAACCGCGCCATCTGCGAAGCGCTCGGTGAGACAAGCGGCCCCGCGTACGAGGGCGAGGCCGGTGATCAGTTCCGGAAGAACTTCGGCACTCTGTTCGAGCGCGCGCAAAAAGCAGGCCTCGTACGCACCGATATCAACTGTGACGACCTGCGTGCGCTGATGGTCGGTGCGCTCGCGGTCGAGCGGCACGCGCCGGGCAGGCCGCACCTGGTGCGCGTCGTGCTGGACGGCTTGCGGCCTTAG
- a CDS encoding cytotoxic translational repressor of toxin-antitoxin stability system — MSGRFPEPTRKDHQAFCLIEEWTEVRNARRRTGHHCTYELPLPDGRILRTRISHPPNRQVYGKSLWSHVLRDQLEVTEPVFWACVRHKARPARGAVVPDEAAIPAAVVSQLLANGVSELEVRGLSKVDAIHRLTEIWSAP, encoded by the coding sequence GTGAGCGGCAGATTCCCCGAGCCCACCCGCAAGGACCACCAGGCGTTCTGCCTGATCGAGGAGTGGACGGAAGTCCGCAACGCCCGCCGCCGGACCGGTCATCACTGCACCTACGAGCTGCCCTTGCCGGACGGCCGCATCCTGCGTACCCGGATCTCGCATCCGCCGAATCGCCAGGTCTACGGGAAGAGTCTCTGGTCGCACGTGCTGCGCGACCAGCTGGAGGTGACCGAGCCCGTCTTCTGGGCCTGTGTCCGGCACAAGGCCCGTCCGGCTCGCGGCGCGGTGGTGCCGGACGAGGCCGCGATCCCGGCGGCGGTGGTCAGCCAGCTGCTGGCCAACGGCGTATCCGAGCTCGAGGTGCGCGGTCTGTCCAAAGTAGACGCGATTCACCGGCTGACGGAGATCTGGTCCGCGCCCTGA
- a CDS encoding type II toxin-antitoxin system HicB family antitoxin, producing the protein MPVDAHYGTMAEARTHFKDLLDAAEAGIPKTVQREQLRAVMVDAERLRYFLTAMRPSKAQAVAEADGWSVLLPGLPIAADGATFDEALDETVIALREYAADWADHLRHAPNHRDNWGLVQIIDLSTDAQLKDWLQA; encoded by the coding sequence ATGCCGGTTGACGCGCATTACGGGACGATGGCGGAGGCGCGGACGCACTTCAAGGATCTGCTCGACGCCGCGGAGGCAGGTATTCCGAAGACGGTGCAGCGGGAGCAGCTGCGTGCCGTGATGGTCGATGCCGAGCGGCTGCGTTACTTCCTGACCGCGATGCGGCCCTCGAAGGCGCAGGCGGTCGCGGAGGCCGACGGCTGGAGCGTGCTGCTGCCCGGGCTGCCGATCGCCGCGGACGGCGCCACCTTCGACGAAGCGCTCGACGAGACGGTCATCGCGCTGCGCGAGTACGCCGCGGACTGGGCCGATCACCTCCGGCATGCGCCCAACCACCGGGACAACTGGGGTCTGGTGCAGATCATCGACCTGTCCACCGACGCGCAGCTGAAGGACTGGCTCCAGGCGTGA
- a CDS encoding metal-dependent hydrolase yields MGRTHALTGWCAGLALAPAAGAGAVHQAVVFAATTAGFALLPDLDHPGASASRLLGRVTGALSWLLRRLSAAVYALTKGPRDEKVTGTHRHLSHTVLFAAVLGAATSAGCSAGGPWAVLAVLLLGLLLAVAALGDWLLLIYGGAVVWWYFTAPDDRVAQLADISGWLGVAVAAGCFVHCLGDSLTESGCPFLFPLPIAGETWYEIRPPKPLRLRTGKKVETRLVFPLFVVLGVLLAPGVWDWLLDTAGHLFAPSPAQTATQ; encoded by the coding sequence ATGGGGCGCACGCACGCCCTGACCGGCTGGTGCGCGGGGCTCGCATTGGCGCCCGCGGCCGGTGCCGGGGCAGTGCACCAGGCGGTGGTCTTCGCGGCCACCACGGCCGGGTTCGCCCTGCTGCCCGACCTCGATCACCCCGGGGCCAGCGCGTCCCGGCTGCTGGGCAGGGTGACCGGCGCACTGTCCTGGCTGCTGCGCCGGCTTTCGGCGGCGGTTTACGCGCTGACCAAAGGCCCTCGCGACGAGAAGGTGACCGGTACGCACCGGCACCTGTCGCACACCGTGCTCTTCGCCGCCGTACTCGGCGCGGCCACCTCCGCGGGCTGTTCGGCGGGCGGCCCGTGGGCGGTGCTCGCGGTGCTGCTGCTGGGACTGCTACTCGCCGTCGCCGCCCTCGGCGACTGGCTCCTGCTGATCTACGGCGGCGCGGTCGTCTGGTGGTACTTCACCGCACCGGACGACCGGGTGGCCCAGCTGGCGGACATCTCGGGCTGGCTGGGCGTGGCGGTGGCCGCGGGCTGCTTCGTGCACTGCCTCGGCGACTCGCTCACCGAGTCCGGCTGCCCGTTCCTGTTCCCCCTGCCCATCGCGGGCGAGACCTGGTACGAGATCCGCCCGCCCAAGCCACTGCGGCTGCGCACCGGCAAGAAGGTGGAGACCCGGCTGGTCTTCCCGCTGTTCGTGGTGCTGGGAGTGCTGCTGGCGCCCGGCGTGTGGGACTGGCTGCTGGACACGGCAGGCCACCTGTTCGCCCCGTCCCCGGCGCAGACGGCAACACAGTGA
- a CDS encoding STAS domain-containing protein has translation MPAADQNATPPGFGITLDTAAAEPRVVVTGELDLLTSPQLQEALAGLIADENSRRVVADLTGVTFFDSSALNVVLHAQRQAGEQDVELAVVPSPAVSRVIELTGVAEHLSVSEDPRP, from the coding sequence ATGCCCGCAGCCGACCAGAACGCCACCCCGCCCGGATTCGGCATCACGCTGGACACCGCGGCCGCCGAGCCGAGGGTGGTGGTCACCGGTGAGCTCGACCTGCTCACCAGCCCGCAGCTGCAGGAAGCGCTCGCCGGGCTGATCGCGGACGAGAACTCCCGCCGCGTGGTGGCCGACCTGACCGGGGTGACCTTCTTCGACTCCTCGGCGCTGAACGTGGTGCTGCACGCCCAGCGTCAGGCCGGTGAGCAGGACGTCGAGCTCGCGGTGGTGCCCAGCCCCGCGGTGAGCCGGGTGATCGAGCTCACCGGCGTGGCCGAGCACCTGAGCGTGTCGGAGGACCCGCGGCCCTGA
- a CDS encoding WhiB family transcriptional regulator codes for MADVSRLPNVVAEEWEWQLRGSCRGADSSLFFHTDNERGSARERRESRAKAICQTCPVLAQCRRHAMAVEEPYGIWGGLGEIERRELFMRARRAAKRKAISA; via the coding sequence ATGGCTGACGTGAGCCGGTTGCCCAATGTGGTCGCCGAAGAATGGGAGTGGCAGCTGCGCGGGAGCTGCCGCGGCGCGGACAGCAGCCTGTTCTTCCACACCGACAACGAACGCGGCTCGGCCCGCGAGCGCCGTGAGTCGCGGGCCAAGGCGATCTGTCAGACCTGCCCGGTGCTGGCGCAATGCCGCCGGCACGCGATGGCGGTGGAGGAGCCGTACGGCATCTGGGGCGGCCTCGGCGAGATCGAACGGCGTGAGCTGTTCATGCGAGCGCGCCGGGCGGCCAAGCGCAAGGCGATCTCCGCCTGA
- a CDS encoding anti-sigma factor encodes MEENAPLERADAQLIEVRTAAIPHVVPTLRTIVADIAMRQDFDLDAVEDLRMAVDEACSMLLPAAADGKLTCVFSWIEGRVEVTVSVTTDEPDHGEDTGLSWQLLTALATSARRTVTPAGERYLSRVQLVRESETARS; translated from the coding sequence GTGGAGGAGAACGCCCCGCTCGAGCGCGCGGACGCCCAGCTCATCGAGGTGCGGACGGCGGCGATCCCGCACGTGGTGCCGACGCTGCGCACGATCGTGGCCGACATCGCCATGCGGCAGGATTTCGACCTGGACGCGGTCGAGGATCTCCGGATGGCCGTGGACGAGGCCTGCTCCATGCTGCTGCCCGCCGCCGCGGACGGGAAACTCACCTGCGTCTTCTCCTGGATCGAGGGACGAGTCGAGGTCACCGTGTCGGTGACCACCGACGAACCCGACCACGGCGAGGACACCGGGCTGTCCTGGCAGCTGCTCACCGCGCTGGCCACCTCGGCCCGGCGCACGGTGACCCCGGCGGGTGAGCGATATCTGTCCCGGGTGCAGCTGGTCCGGGAGAGCGAGACGGCCCGCTCGTGA
- a CDS encoding SigB/SigF/SigG family RNA polymerase sigma factor: protein MTDSAGGEPTDVAALFHELSTLPAAATRREEIRDQLVRGHLELARNLARKFRNRDEAMEDLVQIATVGLIHAVDRYDPGQGSDFLAFAVPTISGELRHHFRDNSWSVRVPRRLKELNATISAAREELTVRLSRAPRPSEIAQHLDVPVEDVYEGLRAGQGRYGASLDNLLENSAHTRFGAPDANLGQAELREALRPMLDSLPERERKIVALRFGSGMSQSDIARRVGVSQMQVSRLLAATLAKLRTGLSETDLTEGT from the coding sequence GTGACCGACTCCGCCGGCGGCGAGCCCACCGACGTGGCGGCCCTGTTCCATGAGCTGAGCACCCTGCCCGCCGCGGCCACGCGCCGCGAGGAGATCCGCGACCAGCTGGTCCGCGGGCACCTCGAACTCGCCCGCAACCTGGCGCGCAAATTCCGCAACCGGGACGAGGCGATGGAAGATCTGGTGCAGATCGCCACGGTCGGCCTGATCCACGCGGTGGACCGGTACGACCCGGGCCAGGGCAGTGACTTCCTCGCCTTCGCGGTGCCCACGATCTCCGGCGAGCTGCGCCACCACTTCCGGGACAACAGCTGGTCGGTCCGCGTGCCGCGGCGGCTCAAGGAGCTGAACGCGACGATCTCGGCGGCGCGCGAGGAGCTCACCGTCCGGCTGTCGCGCGCACCCCGGCCGAGCGAGATCGCCCAGCACCTCGACGTGCCGGTCGAGGATGTCTACGAAGGACTGCGGGCCGGTCAGGGCCGTTACGGCGCTTCGCTGGACAACCTGCTGGAGAACTCCGCGCACACCCGGTTCGGCGCACCGGACGCGAACCTCGGGCAGGCGGAGCTGCGCGAGGCGCTGCGGCCGATGCTGGACAGCCTGCCCGAGCGGGAGCGGAAGATCGTCGCGCTGCGGTTCGGCTCCGGGATGAGCCAGTCGGACATCGCGCGCCGCGTCGGGGTCTCCCAGATGCAGGTGTCCCGGTTGCTGGCCGCGACCTTGGCGAAGCTGCGTACCGGGCTGTCCGAGACCGACCTCACCGAGGGCACTTGA
- a CDS encoding ATP-binding protein has protein sequence MTTSQMPARRATAPAPDPLRVVLPADVTAPAVARRRIQAALASIDLPGTLRDDVLLATSELVTNAVEHGERPERLELMLTTEELVVSVFDRGAKIPELQAPASPAAARSRGLQLVHALSIRWGYNPAEGGKCVWAAFAL, from the coding sequence ATGACGACGTCGCAGATGCCGGCGAGGCGCGCCACGGCACCGGCGCCGGATCCGCTGCGGGTGGTCCTCCCGGCCGACGTCACCGCTCCCGCGGTCGCCCGGCGGCGCATCCAGGCCGCGCTGGCCTCGATCGACTTGCCCGGGACCCTGCGGGACGACGTGCTGCTGGCGACCTCCGAACTGGTCACCAACGCCGTCGAGCACGGCGAACGGCCGGAGCGGCTGGAGCTGATGCTGACCACCGAGGAACTGGTGGTATCGGTGTTCGACCGGGGGGCGAAGATCCCGGAGCTGCAGGCACCCGCTTCCCCGGCTGCTGCGCGCAGCCGAGGGCTGCAGCTGGTGCACGCGCTGTCCATACGGTGGGGCTACAACCCGGCCGAAGGCGGCAAGTGCGTCTGGGCCGCCTTCGCGCTCTGA
- a CDS encoding aldo/keto reductase, protein METREVARLGRTVSAVGLGCWQLGADWGTVDEADAMGVLHAAADEGVTFFDTADVYGDGRSETLVGRFCKEREDIFVATKMGRRAAQVPENYVAANFAEWNDRSRRNLGMDTLDLVQLHCPPTPVYASDAVYDALDGLVAQSRINAYGVSVETCEEALTALRRPNVASVQIILNCLRLKPLEQVLPAAAEAGVGVIVRVPLASGLLAGRYAKDTTFGSDDHRSFNRHGEAFDVGETFAGVPFEVGLEAVERLRDLVPEGQTLAQFALRWILDQEGVSVAIPGARNANQARANAVAGRLPSLSAEAVTGVRDTYDELIRPLVHSNW, encoded by the coding sequence ATGGAGACTCGCGAGGTCGCCCGCCTGGGCCGCACAGTGTCGGCCGTCGGGCTCGGCTGCTGGCAGCTCGGTGCCGACTGGGGCACCGTGGACGAAGCCGACGCGATGGGTGTGTTGCACGCGGCCGCCGACGAAGGCGTGACGTTCTTCGACACCGCTGACGTTTACGGCGACGGGCGAAGCGAGACGCTAGTCGGCCGGTTCTGTAAGGAGCGCGAAGACATCTTCGTGGCGACAAAGATGGGCCGCCGGGCTGCGCAGGTGCCAGAGAACTACGTCGCAGCCAACTTCGCCGAGTGGAACGACCGCTCCCGGAGAAACCTCGGTATGGACACCTTGGACCTCGTCCAGCTGCACTGCCCGCCGACGCCGGTGTACGCGTCCGACGCGGTGTACGACGCTCTCGACGGCCTCGTCGCGCAGAGCCGGATCAATGCGTACGGAGTGAGCGTCGAAACCTGCGAAGAAGCCCTTACTGCGCTTCGCAGGCCGAATGTGGCCTCGGTGCAGATCATCCTCAACTGCCTGCGGCTCAAGCCGCTGGAGCAAGTCCTGCCCGCAGCGGCCGAAGCCGGCGTCGGGGTCATCGTGCGTGTGCCGCTCGCTTCGGGGCTGCTGGCCGGCCGGTACGCAAAGGACACCACCTTCGGCAGCGACGATCACCGCAGCTTCAACAGGCACGGCGAAGCGTTCGACGTCGGCGAGACTTTCGCCGGCGTGCCGTTCGAAGTCGGGTTGGAAGCCGTGGAGCGGCTACGCGATCTCGTGCCCGAAGGACAGACGCTCGCCCAGTTCGCACTGCGTTGGATCCTCGATCAGGAAGGCGTCAGCGTGGCAATCCCGGGCGCGCGCAACGCTAATCAGGCACGCGCGAACGCCGTCGCAGGCAGGCTGCCGTCGCTGTCTGCTGAAGCTGTCACCGGCGTACGCGACACGTACGACGAGCTGATCCGGCCGCTCGTGCACAGCAACTGGTGA
- a CDS encoding alpha/beta fold hydrolase yields the protein MATFALIHGGGGSGWDWHLVAARLRELGHEAVTPDLPIEDRQATLRDFTDTVVAALGAAQDVVVVGHSYGGFTAPLVAERIGARLLVFVAGMVPAPGEPPRDWWGNVGFSSPEGLSPVEQFQHDVPAELVEEGARRGREQASAEYAEPWPGAALPDVPTRALVFRDDRFFSADLQRRVARERLGIVADELDGSHVALLSRPNEVAERLVSYLSQG from the coding sequence ATGGCGACTTTCGCACTGATCCATGGCGGCGGCGGGAGCGGGTGGGACTGGCACCTCGTGGCCGCGCGGCTGCGCGAGCTGGGGCACGAGGCCGTGACCCCGGACCTGCCCATCGAAGATCGGCAAGCGACCCTGCGCGATTTCACGGACACCGTCGTCGCCGCGCTCGGCGCCGCGCAGGACGTCGTGGTCGTCGGGCATTCCTACGGCGGGTTCACCGCGCCGCTGGTCGCCGAGCGGATCGGAGCGCGGCTGCTGGTTTTCGTGGCCGGCATGGTCCCCGCGCCGGGCGAGCCACCGCGCGACTGGTGGGGCAACGTCGGATTCTCCTCGCCGGAAGGACTCTCGCCGGTGGAGCAGTTCCAGCACGACGTACCTGCCGAGCTGGTCGAGGAGGGCGCTCGACGCGGCAGGGAGCAGGCGAGCGCCGAGTACGCCGAGCCGTGGCCGGGCGCTGCACTGCCTGACGTCCCTACGCGTGCGCTGGTGTTTCGAGACGACCGATTCTTCTCCGCCGACCTGCAGCGTCGCGTTGCGCGCGAACGGTTGGGGATCGTCGCCGACGAGCTGGACGGATCGCACGTCGCGCTGCTGAGCCGCCCGAACGAGGTGGCGGAGCGGTTGGTCAGCTACCTGTCGCAGGGGTAG
- a CDS encoding HNH endonuclease family protein has translation MAAGGFWWYSNRQVDAEPAPSGDAGKQLSELKVAERTSMSGYSRAKFPHWDSQGHNCDTRETVLQRDGEDVKAGKDCNPTAGTWHSLYDGETWTKAGDLDIDHMVPLGQAWASGAREWPQDKREQFANDLTRPQLFAVTGRVNRQKSDKAPDEWKPPLVSFWCTYATDWITVKHYYGLTVTTGEKSALSDMLRRCPS, from the coding sequence ATCGCCGCCGGCGGCTTCTGGTGGTACTCGAACCGGCAGGTGGACGCCGAGCCCGCGCCGTCCGGCGACGCCGGGAAACAGCTGTCCGAGCTGAAAGTCGCCGAGCGCACCTCGATGAGCGGCTACTCGCGGGCGAAGTTTCCGCACTGGGACAGCCAGGGGCACAACTGCGACACCCGCGAGACGGTGCTCCAGCGCGACGGCGAGGACGTCAAGGCGGGCAAGGACTGCAACCCGACCGCGGGCACCTGGCACAGCCTCTACGACGGGGAGACCTGGACTAAGGCGGGTGACCTGGACATCGACCACATGGTTCCGCTCGGCCAGGCATGGGCGAGCGGTGCCCGGGAATGGCCGCAGGACAAGCGCGAGCAGTTCGCCAACGATCTGACGCGCCCGCAGCTGTTCGCCGTGACCGGCCGCGTGAACCGGCAGAAGAGCGACAAGGCGCCCGACGAGTGGAAGCCGCCGCTGGTGTCGTTCTGGTGCACCTATGCGACGGACTGGATCACGGTGAAGCACTACTACGGGCTGACCGTCACCACCGGCGAGAAGTCCGCGCTGTCGGACATGCTGCGGCGGTGCCCGAGCTAA
- a CDS encoding tetratricopeptide repeat protein, with translation MTGRLRKWHARIDGYLRRKAAEGGNVVAMARVAAALRERGDIAGAEDWYRRAATGGNPVAMTALARLLAGRGAGDEAARWYREAAQAGDPQGMLELGRTCERQGRIADAERWFRDAAVGGAPGAAGALGHLLVELGRGSEAERWCRSAARDGGPVAMLDLGMVLAERDEHAEAQMWWRAALDSGELAATCLLGRQAERGGRIRDAESWYRRGAEAGYVEAKVRLGLLLHRRGQLDSAEAWYLEAAEAGDPAAMTNLGVLARGRDDDGEAAAWYRKAAEHGSVPALTNLGHLAEAREDFARAEHYFRLAAETGDQQGMLSLARMLQARGVVAEAQDWRQRAEDPG, from the coding sequence ATGACCGGTCGGCTGCGGAAGTGGCACGCGCGTATCGACGGCTACCTACGGCGGAAGGCGGCCGAAGGGGGCAACGTGGTGGCCATGGCCAGGGTCGCCGCCGCGCTCCGGGAACGCGGGGACATCGCCGGGGCCGAGGACTGGTATCGACGGGCGGCCACGGGCGGCAACCCGGTCGCGATGACCGCGCTGGCCCGGCTGCTGGCCGGACGCGGCGCCGGTGACGAGGCTGCGCGCTGGTACCGGGAGGCGGCGCAGGCCGGTGATCCACAAGGGATGCTCGAACTGGGACGGACCTGCGAACGCCAGGGCCGGATCGCGGACGCCGAGCGCTGGTTCCGCGACGCTGCCGTGGGCGGCGCGCCGGGAGCGGCCGGGGCGCTCGGCCATCTGCTCGTCGAGCTCGGCCGCGGCAGCGAGGCGGAACGCTGGTGCCGGAGCGCGGCGCGGGACGGCGGCCCGGTCGCGATGCTCGACCTCGGCATGGTGCTGGCCGAACGCGACGAACACGCCGAGGCGCAGATGTGGTGGCGCGCCGCGCTGGATTCCGGCGAACTCGCCGCGACCTGCCTGCTCGGCAGACAGGCGGAGCGTGGCGGCCGGATTCGCGACGCCGAATCGTGGTACCGCCGCGGCGCCGAGGCCGGGTACGTCGAAGCGAAGGTCCGGCTGGGTCTCTTGCTGCACCGCCGTGGTCAGCTCGACTCGGCGGAAGCCTGGTACCTGGAGGCCGCCGAAGCGGGCGACCCGGCGGCGATGACCAACCTCGGCGTACTCGCCCGCGGCCGCGACGACGACGGCGAGGCCGCCGCGTGGTACCGCAAGGCCGCCGAGCACGGCAGTGTCCCGGCGCTCACGAACCTCGGCCATCTCGCCGAGGCCCGCGAAGACTTCGCGCGCGCCGAACACTACTTCCGGCTGGCCGCGGAAACCGGTGACCAGCAAGGAATGTTGAGTCTCGCCCGGATGCTGCAGGCCCGCGGGGTGGTCGCGGAGGCACAGGACTGGCGCCAGCGCGCGGAGGACCCCGGCTGA
- a CDS encoding YciI family protein — translation MRFMVMVKATADSEAGAMPSTEMLEEMSRYNEQLVKAGVLLAADGLHPSSKGARVRFEGGERTVLDGPFTETKELVAGFWIMEVGSWDEIVEWVKRCPNPMPEQTGEIEIRQIFEVEDFGDLATPEVRAIADGVGELRRPNPA, via the coding sequence ATGCGATTCATGGTGATGGTCAAGGCGACGGCCGACTCCGAAGCGGGCGCGATGCCGAGCACCGAGATGCTGGAAGAGATGAGCCGGTACAACGAGCAGCTGGTCAAGGCCGGTGTCCTGCTCGCCGCCGACGGCCTGCACCCGAGCTCGAAGGGCGCGCGCGTCCGGTTCGAGGGCGGCGAGCGCACCGTCCTGGACGGCCCGTTCACCGAGACCAAGGAACTGGTGGCCGGCTTCTGGATCATGGAAGTAGGCTCGTGGGACGAGATCGTCGAGTGGGTGAAGCGCTGCCCCAACCCGATGCCCGAGCAGACCGGCGAGATCGAAATCCGGCAGATCTTCGAGGTCGAGGATTTCGGTGACCTCGCGACCCCGGAGGTCCGCGCCATCGCCGACGGCGTAGGCGAGCTGCGCCGACCGAACCCCGCGTAG